The following coding sequences are from one Danio rerio strain Tuebingen ecotype United States chromosome 21, GRCz12tu, whole genome shotgun sequence window:
- the LOC141379832 gene encoding uncharacterized protein has product MDSADDRLVRIKQGNRSVERYIKEFLELAPKSSHSDILLMMFFRGGLLEPVRSQMPPYEDDWNLYRFIEVALLISGSPLSVALKEENPQEGGLSGEQQRGIFSGPADLSKGRRKEAGLELRPYPRRAVRRAPFSEPLESLLELCGTPVSAPIPQCPPVSAPAPEQAVNYALPSQTTRRRRRRNRTTPAPERPPVSAPAPERPPVSAPAPERPPVSAPAPERPPVSAPAPERPPVSAPAPERPPVSAPAPERPPVSAPAPERPPVSAPAPERPPVSAPAPERPPVSAPAPERPPVSAPAPERPPVSAPAPERPPVSAPAPERPPVSAPAPERPPVSAPAPERPPVSAPAPERPPVSAPAPERSSMPVPVWLLALPAPLKLLALPAPPRLLALPAPPRLLALPAPPRLLALPAPPRLLALPAPTRRLALPAPARLLALPAPPRRLALPAPTRLLALPVPARLLALPTPSRRLALPAPPRRLALPAPVRLHALPAPLPPVPPAPAQLPPASPVPAQLPPVPPAPAQLPPVPPAPVQLPLQPALLKPPALCLLRDHPWVIPPDPPWWSFPLLGTDSPAAPWLPAGVPDPLPDPDLALPSLPLFLLRSAPPLGTSLGASGSRSLEGG; this is encoded by the exons ATGGATTCAGCAGATGATAGATTAGTGCGTATAAAGCAGGGTAACCGCTCCGTGGAGCGTTATATAAAGGAGTTTTTGGAGCTAGCCCCGAAGAGCTCTCATAGTGATATTTTGCTGATGATGTTCTTTCGGGGAGGACTTTTGGAACCAGTCCGTTCTCAGATGCCACCTTATGAGGATGACTGGAACCTTTATCGGTTCATCGAGGTGGCTCTTTTGATCTCCGGCTCTCCCCTCTCTGTTGCTTTGAAGGAGGAGAAccctcaggagggaggcctgagTGGTGAGCAACAAAGAGGGATATTTTCGGGGCCGGCAGATTTATCCAAGGGAAGGAGAAAAGAGGCTGGACTGGAGTTGCGGCCTTATCCGCGTCGGGCTGTCCGAAGAGCACCTTTTTCTGAGCCTCTAGAGAGCCTGcttgaactgtgtggaaccccagTGTCTGCTCCAATCCCACAGTGCccaccagtgtcggctccagctccAGAGCAAGCTGTTAACTATGCTCTTCCTTCTCAAACCACCAGACGGAGGAGGCGTAGAAACAGGACtactccagccccagagcgcccgccagtgtcggctccagccccagagcgcccgccagtgtcggctccagccccagagcgcccgccagtgtcggctccagccccagagcgcccgccagtgtcggctccagccccagagcgcccgccagtgtcggctccagccccagagcgcccgccagtgtcggctccagccccagagcgcccgccagtgtcggctccagccccagagcgcccgccagtgtcggctccagccccagagcgcccgccagtgtcggctccagccccagagcgcccgccagtgtcggctccagccccagagcgcccgccagtgtcggctccagccccagagcgcccgccagtgtcggctccagccccagagcgcccgccagtgtcggctccagccccagagcgcccgccagtgtcggctccagccccagagcgcccgccagtgtcggctccagccccagagcgcccgccagtgtcggctccagccccagagcgcccgccagtgtcggctccagccccagagcgcagttCAATGCCGGTTCCAGTCTGGCTCCTGGCTTTACCGGCGCCACTcaagctcctcgccctgccggcgccacccaggctcctcgccctgccggcgccacccaggctcctcgccctgccggcgccacccaggctcctcgccctgccggcgccacccaggctcctcgccctgccggcaccaaccagacgtctagccctgccggcaccagcccggctccttgctctgccggcaccacccagacgtcttgccctgccggccccaacccggctcctcgccctgccggtcccagcccggctcctggcattaccaacgccatccagacgtcttgccctgccggcacctcccagacgtcttgccttgccggccccagtccggctccatgccctgccggctcca ctgcctccagtgccgccggctcctgcccagctgcctccagcctCGCCGGTtcctgcccagctgcctccagtcccgccggctcctgcgCAGCTGCCTCCAGTTCCGCCTGCTCCAGTCCAGTTGCCTCTCCAGCCGGCTCTCCTAAAACCCCCTGCCTTGTGTCTCCTGCGGGATCATCCATGGGTCATCCCTCCCGACCCTCCCTGGTGGTCCTTCCCACTACTTGGGACGGATTCACCGGCCGCACCCTGGCTTCCTGCTGGGGTGCCTGACCCACTGCCTGACCCTGATctggccctcccatccctccctttgtTCCTGCTCCGCTCCGCCCCCCCTCTTGGAACCAGTCTGGGAGCGTCTGGAAGCCGCTCTTTAGAGGGGGGGTAa
- the aqp3b gene encoding aquaporin-3b yields MGRQKVILEKMARIFQIRNMLMRQALAECLGTLILVMFGCGALAQHILSGGSHGMFLTVNFAFGFAATLGILVCGQVSGGHINPTVTFSLCLLGREPWRKFPVYFLAQTVGAFLGAGIIFGMYFDAIWKFGQGSLDVDGVNATAGIFATYPSKHLTLLNGFFDQMIGTAALIVCILAIVDPYNNPIPQGLEAFTVGFVVLVIGLSMGFNSGYAVNPARDLGPRIFTAIAGWGSKVFSAESYWSFVPVFAPFIGAVFGVMVYQLMVGCHVKGEERDKREAVEREEKERLKLSAVSDKDAA; encoded by the exons ATGGGAAGACAGAAGGTAATCCTGGAAAAGATGGCTCGGATCTTTCAGATTCGGAACATGCTGATGAGACAAGCACTGGCAGAATGCCTGGGCACCCTCATTCTAGTG ATGTTTGGTTGTGGTGCTCTTGCCCAGCATATTTTAAGCGGAGGCTCTCATGGAATGTTTCTGACAGTGAATTTTGCATTTGGATTCGCTGCTACATTGGGAATCCTGGTTTGTGGGCAAGTCTCAG GAGGTCACATAAACCCTACTGTGACCTTTTCTCTCTGTTTGTtggggagggagccctggaggaAATTTCCCGTTTACTTTCTGGCCCAGACTGTGGGGGCTTTTCTTGGAGCTGGAATAATATTTGGCATGTATTTTG ATGCAATTTGGAAATTTGGACAAGGTTCTCTTGATGTTGATGGGGTAAATGCAACTGCTGGAATCTTTGCTACGTACCCTTCTAAACACCTTACTTTGCTAAATGGATTCTTTGATCAG ATGATCGGCACGGCAGCTCTGATCGTGTGTATCCTTGCCATTGTTGACCCTTACAATAACCCCATCCCGCAAGGACTGGAGGCCTTCACTGTGGGCTTTGTGGTTCTGGTGATTGGTCTGTCTATGGGATTTAACTCAGGCTATGCTGTAAACCCAGCCAGAGACTTGGGACCACGGATCTTCACTGCAATTGCTGGATGGGGCTCAAAAGTGTTCTC AGCGGAGTCTTACTGGTCCTTTGTGCCAGTCTTTGCCCCATTCATTGGTGCTGTGTTCGGTGTGATGGTGTATCAGTTGATGGTGGGATGCCATGTGAAAGGAGAAGAAAGAGATAAAAGAGAAGCGGTGGAAAGAGAAGAGAAGGAAAGACTCAAACTATCTGCCGTTTCTGATAAAGATGCAGCATAA